One region of Parambassis ranga chromosome 12, fParRan2.1, whole genome shotgun sequence genomic DNA includes:
- the smtna gene encoding smoothelin isoform X1: protein MESKADGGSPSITSEELAAIEDEDILNKMLDNASDFEERRMIRAALRDLLKKKRDKREQERGSRQQDLRQQGLSKSGSMGGTVSIGRASMNQQPPTNKPTGQPSLSACPPFNRSGGGRVGPATVSAQKCPQAVAPNAKNVKQMLLDWCRAKTEPYEGVDIQNFSSSWKDGIAFCALVHRFFPDAFEYSILNPNKPRDNFQLAFSTAERLAGCPPLLDADDLVRMKEPDWKCVYTYIQEFYRCLVEKGLVKTKKRP, encoded by the exons ATGGAGTCCAAAGCTGATGGTGGATCACCATCCATTACCAGTGAGGAACTGGCTGCTATTGAGGATGAAGACATTCTCAACAAGATG CTGGACAATGCATCAGATTTTGAAGAGAGGCGGATGATCCGTGCTGCATTAAGGGACCTGCTCAAGAAAAAGAGAG aCAAACGGGAGCAAGAACGAGGGTCGAGGCAGCAGGACTTAAGACAGCAGGGCCTAAGCAAATCAGGATCAATGGGTGGAACTGTGAGCATAGGAAGAGCTTCCATGAACCAGCAGCCACCAACAAATA AACCAACAGGTCAGCCGTCTCTATCTGCCTGCCCTCCTTTCAACAGATCAGGAGGCGG CAGAGTCGGCCCAGCTACAGTCTCAGCCCAGAAATGTCCTCAGGCTGTGGCACCCAACGCTAAAAATGTCAAACAGATGCTTCTGGACTGGTGCCGGGCCAAAACAGAGCCATATGAG GGGGTGGACATACAAAACTTCTCCTCCAGTTGGAAGGACGGAATAGCCTTCTGCGCCCTGGTGCACCGATTCTTCCCTGATGCTTTTGAGTACTCCATCCTCAATCCCAACAAGCCCAGGGACAACTTCCAGCTGGCTTTCAGCACAGCAGA GAGGCTGGCCGGCTGTCCCCCTCTGCTGGATGCTGACGACTTGGTCCGGATGAAGGAGCCGGACTGGAAGTGTGTTTACACCTACATCCAAGAGTTCTACCGCTGTCTGGTGGAGAAAGGCTTGGTCAAAACCAAGAAGAGGCCTTAG
- the smtna gene encoding smoothelin isoform X2, which translates to MESKADGGSPSITSEELAAIEDEDILNKMLDNASDFEERRMIRAALRDLLKKKRDKREQERGSRQQDLRQQGLSKSGSMGGTVSIGRASMNQQPPTNKPTGQPSLSACPPFNRSGGGVGPATVSAQKCPQAVAPNAKNVKQMLLDWCRAKTEPYEGVDIQNFSSSWKDGIAFCALVHRFFPDAFEYSILNPNKPRDNFQLAFSTAERLAGCPPLLDADDLVRMKEPDWKCVYTYIQEFYRCLVEKGLVKTKKRP; encoded by the exons ATGGAGTCCAAAGCTGATGGTGGATCACCATCCATTACCAGTGAGGAACTGGCTGCTATTGAGGATGAAGACATTCTCAACAAGATG CTGGACAATGCATCAGATTTTGAAGAGAGGCGGATGATCCGTGCTGCATTAAGGGACCTGCTCAAGAAAAAGAGAG aCAAACGGGAGCAAGAACGAGGGTCGAGGCAGCAGGACTTAAGACAGCAGGGCCTAAGCAAATCAGGATCAATGGGTGGAACTGTGAGCATAGGAAGAGCTTCCATGAACCAGCAGCCACCAACAAATA AACCAACAGGTCAGCCGTCTCTATCTGCCTGCCCTCCTTTCAACAGATCAGGAGGCGG AGTCGGCCCAGCTACAGTCTCAGCCCAGAAATGTCCTCAGGCTGTGGCACCCAACGCTAAAAATGTCAAACAGATGCTTCTGGACTGGTGCCGGGCCAAAACAGAGCCATATGAG GGGGTGGACATACAAAACTTCTCCTCCAGTTGGAAGGACGGAATAGCCTTCTGCGCCCTGGTGCACCGATTCTTCCCTGATGCTTTTGAGTACTCCATCCTCAATCCCAACAAGCCCAGGGACAACTTCCAGCTGGCTTTCAGCACAGCAGA GAGGCTGGCCGGCTGTCCCCCTCTGCTGGATGCTGACGACTTGGTCCGGATGAAGGAGCCGGACTGGAAGTGTGTTTACACCTACATCCAAGAGTTCTACCGCTGTCTGGTGGAGAAAGGCTTGGTCAAAACCAAGAAGAGGCCTTAG
- the slc35e4 gene encoding solute carrier family 35 member E4 isoform X2, which translates to MIRADGFSKCEATLQERGRRRPPAEMLHLLSAVIVWLVTGTTISSLNKWIFAVYNFRYPLLLSALHMLTAIVVDYGLIKLQVVRHRGTGAQDLTPNAKCKVFLLSLTFCASIAFGNMGLNYVQLSFAQMIYTTTPLFTLAISTLILGKQHHILKYTAMMPICLGASFSIMGEVQFDQTGCFFVFAATMLRGVKSIQQSILLQEEKINSVFLLYLMSIPSFCILAVAALALENWAMLESPLHYDRHLWVFILLSCLGSVMYNLASCCVITLTSAVTLHILGNLSVVGNLLLSQLLFGSELSALSCAGAVLTLSGMLIYQNSELIISYMDARKAKGTASGQGDFHAESEEDSVKASASEDTYPQRTDEKQEDKLD; encoded by the exons ATGATCAGGGCCGATGGCTTCTCAAAATGCGAAGCGACTCTGCAAGAGAGGGGCAGAAGGAGGCCACCCGCAGAGATGCTCCATCTGCTGTCAGCAGTCATTGTTTGGCTGGTGACCGGCACCACCATCTCCAGCCTCAACAAATGGATATTTGCCGTTTACAACTTCAGGtatcctctgctgctgtcagcgcTGCACATGCTGACAGCCATAGTGGTGGACTATGGGCTGATCAAACTGCAGGTGGTCCGCCACAGAGGGACTGGAGCACAGGACCTGACCCCCAATGCGAAATGTAAGGTGTTCCTGTTAAGTCTGACATTTTGTGCCAGCATCGCCTTTGGGAATATGGGTCTGAACTATGTCCAGCTGTCATTTGCACAAATGATTTATACCACTACGCCACTCTTCACCCTGGCCATCTCCACGCTGATACTTGGCAAGCAGCATCACATCCTCAAATACACGGCCATGATGCCCATCTGCCTTGGTGCGTCCTTCAGCATCATGGGGGAGGTCCAGTTCGATCAGACCGGCTGCTTCTTTGTGTTTGCAGCAACAATGTTGAGGGGTGTCAAGTCTATTCAGCAGA gcATTTTACTTCAAGAGGAGAAGATCAACTCTGTGTTCTTACTTTACCTGATGTCCATTCCTAGCTTCTGTATCTTGGCAGTGGCTGCTCTGGCCTTAGAAAACTGGGCCATGCTGGAGTCACCGCTGCATTACGACCGCCACCTGTGGGTCTTCATCTTGCTCAGCTGCCTGGGCTCCGTCATGTACAACTTGGCCAGTTGCTGCGTCATCACACTCACTTCGGCCGTCACTCTGCATATCCTCGGCAACCTCAGCGTGGTTGGAAACCTGCTGTTGTCTCAGCTGCTTTTTGGAAGCGAGCTGTCTGCCCTCAGCTGTGCCGGGGCCGTGCTCACATTGTCTGGCATGCTCATTTATCAGAACTCGGAACTTATCATCAGCTACATGGACGCACGCAAGGCCAAAGGTACAGCGTCTGGACAGGGGGATTTTCATGCTGAAAGTGAGGAGGACTCGGTCAAAGCTAGTGCTTCTGAAGACACATATCCACAGAGAACAGATGAGAAACAGGAAGACAAGTTGGACTAA
- the slc35e4 gene encoding solute carrier family 35 member E4 isoform X1: MCFPYREDNDKNMIRADGFSKCEATLQERGRRRPPAEMLHLLSAVIVWLVTGTTISSLNKWIFAVYNFRYPLLLSALHMLTAIVVDYGLIKLQVVRHRGTGAQDLTPNAKCKVFLLSLTFCASIAFGNMGLNYVQLSFAQMIYTTTPLFTLAISTLILGKQHHILKYTAMMPICLGASFSIMGEVQFDQTGCFFVFAATMLRGVKSIQQSILLQEEKINSVFLLYLMSIPSFCILAVAALALENWAMLESPLHYDRHLWVFILLSCLGSVMYNLASCCVITLTSAVTLHILGNLSVVGNLLLSQLLFGSELSALSCAGAVLTLSGMLIYQNSELIISYMDARKAKGTASGQGDFHAESEEDSVKASASEDTYPQRTDEKQEDKLD, from the exons ATGTGTTTTCCTTACAGAGAGGACAATGACAAGAACATGATCAGGGCCGATGGCTTCTCAAAATGCGAAGCGACTCTGCAAGAGAGGGGCAGAAGGAGGCCACCCGCAGAGATGCTCCATCTGCTGTCAGCAGTCATTGTTTGGCTGGTGACCGGCACCACCATCTCCAGCCTCAACAAATGGATATTTGCCGTTTACAACTTCAGGtatcctctgctgctgtcagcgcTGCACATGCTGACAGCCATAGTGGTGGACTATGGGCTGATCAAACTGCAGGTGGTCCGCCACAGAGGGACTGGAGCACAGGACCTGACCCCCAATGCGAAATGTAAGGTGTTCCTGTTAAGTCTGACATTTTGTGCCAGCATCGCCTTTGGGAATATGGGTCTGAACTATGTCCAGCTGTCATTTGCACAAATGATTTATACCACTACGCCACTCTTCACCCTGGCCATCTCCACGCTGATACTTGGCAAGCAGCATCACATCCTCAAATACACGGCCATGATGCCCATCTGCCTTGGTGCGTCCTTCAGCATCATGGGGGAGGTCCAGTTCGATCAGACCGGCTGCTTCTTTGTGTTTGCAGCAACAATGTTGAGGGGTGTCAAGTCTATTCAGCAGA gcATTTTACTTCAAGAGGAGAAGATCAACTCTGTGTTCTTACTTTACCTGATGTCCATTCCTAGCTTCTGTATCTTGGCAGTGGCTGCTCTGGCCTTAGAAAACTGGGCCATGCTGGAGTCACCGCTGCATTACGACCGCCACCTGTGGGTCTTCATCTTGCTCAGCTGCCTGGGCTCCGTCATGTACAACTTGGCCAGTTGCTGCGTCATCACACTCACTTCGGCCGTCACTCTGCATATCCTCGGCAACCTCAGCGTGGTTGGAAACCTGCTGTTGTCTCAGCTGCTTTTTGGAAGCGAGCTGTCTGCCCTCAGCTGTGCCGGGGCCGTGCTCACATTGTCTGGCATGCTCATTTATCAGAACTCGGAACTTATCATCAGCTACATGGACGCACGCAAGGCCAAAGGTACAGCGTCTGGACAGGGGGATTTTCATGCTGAAAGTGAGGAGGACTCGGTCAAAGCTAGTGCTTCTGAAGACACATATCCACAGAGAACAGATGAGAAACAGGAAGACAAGTTGGACTAA
- the osbp2a gene encoding oxysterol-binding protein 2, with translation MNELVRSLPSPTLPGMHLPCLDAHKGWLFKWTNYLKGYQRRWFVLSNGLLSYYRTQAEMAHTCRGTIPLATAHIEVGDTCHLVLTNGGRSYHLKATSEAECRGWVSALQQAKANATLLMHHSDDSGDEGPVPQEDRALTQGVLKTLATKLDDLSTCNELIGKHGAALQRSLSELEELRGITDSTDKVKAVNERATLFRITSNAMINACRDFLDVAESHNRRWQKTLQYEREQRHHLEETIEQLAKQHNSLERAWRENPTTYTGVERSQEGDASDETDEAEFFDAMEDYPAFITVTTTSDIQHKRSGSNQSMMSGGVPNDWTHNENDTSSTNHMQLRRTRRSRIPDKPNYSLNLWSIMKNCIGKDLSKIPMPVNFNEPLSMLQRLTEDLEYSELLDRAARCDSTLEQMCLVAAFSVSSYSTTVHRTAKPFNPLLGETYELDRLDEYGYRSISEQVSHHPPAAAHHVTSQRGWTLWQHITIDSKFRGKYISVMPLGNIHLQFHSSGNHYVWSKVTSTVHNIIVGKLWIDQSGDIDIVNTTTKDTCRLKFSPYSYFSREVPRKVTGVVEDREGTAHYILSGTWDDKMESSKIVDSSQGCGGSEGKQKTVYQTLQPKLLWKKYPLPDNAENMHFFSSLALTLNEPEEGVAPTDSRLRPDQRLMEAGLWDEANSQKQRLEDCQRLERKRREAQANQALEEGQDIEGYQPLWFEKRTDERTGETTYMYKGGYWEAKERQDWNQCPEIF, from the exons atgAACGAGTTGGTGAGGAGTTTACCGTCCCCGACTCTCCCCGGGATGCACCTCCCGTGTCTGGATGCCCACAAAGGCTGGCTCTTTAAATGGACCAACTATCTGAAGGGCTACCAGCGGCGCTGGTTCGTCCTCAGTAACGGCCTGCTCTCCTACTACAG GACTCAGGCAGAAATGGCGCACACTTGCCGGGGTACTATACCCTTAGCAACAGCACACATCGAGGTGGGTGACACCTGTCACTTGGTGTTAACCAACGGAGGCCGGAGCTACCACCTGAAGGCCACCTCTGAAGCAGAGTGTCGGGGATGGGTGTCAGCCCTGCAGCAGGCCAAGGCCAATGCTACGCTCCTGATGCATCACTCAG atGACTCAGGAGATGAAGGCCCTGTACCTCAGGAGGACCGTGCCCTAACCCAAGGGGTGCTCAAGACTCTGGCCACCAAGCTAGATGACCTGAGCACCTGTAATGAGCTGATAGGAAAGCACGGTGCCGCCCTGCAGCGTTCCCTCAGCGAACTCGAGGAACTGCGTGGAATCACTGACAGCACAGACAAAGTGAAAGCTGTTAATGAGCGAGCCACGCTCTTCCGCATCACCTCCAATGCTATGATCAAT GCTTGTCGTGACTTTTTGGATGTGGCAGAATCTCACAACCGTAGGTGGCAGAAGACCCTGCAGTATGAGAGAGAGCAGCGTCACCATCTGGAGGAAACCATTGAACAGTTAGCCAAACAGCACAACAGCCTAGAGAGAGCCTGGAGGGAAAATCCCACCACATACACAG GGGTGGAGCGGTCTCAGGAGGGGGATGCAAGCGATGAGACTGACGAGGCGGAGTTCTTTGATGCAATGGAGGATTACCCTGCATTCATAACTGTGACCACTACTAGCGACATACAGCACAA GCGCTCAGGGAGTAATCAGAGTATGATGAGTGGAGGAGTGCCCAATGACTGGACTCACAATGAGAAT GACACCTCAAGCACAAACCACATGCAGCTACGAAGAACACGGCGCAGTCGTATTCCTGACAAACCAAATTACTCCCTCAACCTGTGGAGCATCATGAAGAACTGTATTGGAAAAGACCTGTCCAAGATACCTATGCCT GTAAACTTCAATGAGCCATTGTCGATGCTGCAGCGTCTGACGGAGGATCTGGAGTACAGCGAGCTTCTGGACCGGGCAGCCCGCTGCGATTCAACCCTGGAGCAGATGTGCCTTGTGGCTgccttctctgtctcttcctaCTCTACCACTGTCCATCGTACGGCCAAGCCCTTCAACCCTCTTCTAGGGGAGACTTATGAGTTGGACCGTCTGGATGAGTATGGTTATCGCTCCATCTCTGAGCAG GTCAGTCATCATCCACCAGCTGCTGCCCACCACGTGACCTCACAGCGAGGATGGACCCTATGGCAACATATTACTATAGATAGCAAGTTCCGTGGGAAATATATTTCCGTCATGCCATTAG GAAACATTCACCTGCAGTTCCACTCCAGCGGAAACCACTATGTGTGGAGCAAAGTGACGTCAACAGTGCACAACATTATCGTCGGGAAGCTTTGGATAGACCAG TCTGGGGACATTGACATTGTAAACACCACTACCAAGGATACCTGTCGTCTCAAATTCTCCCCCTACAGCTACTTCTCCAGAGAAGTCCCCCGTAAA gtgacagggGTGGTAGAGGACAGAGAGGGCACAGCCCATTACATTCTGTCAGGAACCTGGGACGACAAGATGGAAAGTAGTAAAATAGTGGACAGCAGCCAGGGTTGTGGAGGCTCTGAAGGCAAACAAAAGACAGTTTATCAGACTCTTCAGCCCAAACTGCTCTGGAAGAAATATCCTCTCCC AGATAACGCAGAGAACATGCACTTTTTCTCCTCCCTGGCTCTGACCTTGAATGAGCCAGAGGAGGGTGTTGCCCCCACTGACAGTCGTCTGCGGCCGGATCAGCGTCTAATGGAGGCAGGTCTGTGGGACGAGGCGAATAGCCAGAAGCAGCGGCTGGAGGATTGTCAGAGACTGGAGAGGAAGCGACGAGAAGCACAAGCTAATCAGGCCCTGGAGGAGG ggCAAGACATAGAGGGCTACCAACCACTGTGGTTTGAGAAGCGGACAGatgagaggacaggagaaaCCACCTACATGTACAAAGGCGGTTACTGGGAGGCCAAAGAAAGACAAGACTGGAACCAATGTCCTGAGATTTTCTAG